A single genomic interval of Eleutherodactylus coqui strain aEleCoq1 chromosome 3, aEleCoq1.hap1, whole genome shotgun sequence harbors:
- the LOC136620638 gene encoding uncharacterized protein yields MIREELQASMASLPQAQPGPSRVPKRPRQTESASSISGESLELLSEGELEDPPVPIEDEKKYYFSSNDIAHLIKAVRETMQIEEDNPPRTIQDEMFGGLRSRRKIMFPVNQTLQQVIIDEWQEPEKRITVPKEIRNRLAFATEDVRLYRETPKVDIQIAKVAKKTLLPFEDTSQLSDPMDKKIDGLMKKAWEATSLTIEANIASTSVARSMALWLNRLEASIKDRAPREELASCLPLLKMATAFLADASAETVRYGAKTGVLSNSARRALWLKTWAADITSKNKLCAIPFQGEYMFGPVLDKILEKVGDKSKTLPDRQPFRKPSFPKRMRQPPPEVKGKGKTGRWSYPKGGRGGNATPAPATTGNRDTPLGGIQRAVPLSDPLKRVHKRRCRLPEQTEHPSRRMGTESASLRPTNLPVGRTADRPVRHEEKFKVPGLLLAEPQRQSTRGRRPVPKLGHGPSLRLSSLPTDPPHHQENPNQPGVSHTSCPYVGQKALVSPAKSLGDPGSIPTTSRRRSSPPGPTNIPRGREIEASSMDAESMILRGKGLSHNVITTLTKSRKPITIAIYDRIWKKFTEFCKIEPGKIPGIDIPVILEFLQAGLEKGLSPRTLKVHTAALGSYLDFPLAEHRWVRRFLKGAERLRPFVRETFPTWDLNIVLTSFCQSPFEPLSQLSLRLLTLKVTLLVAITSARRIGELQALQCIEPYMVIQDDRITFKLDPAFLPKVVSKFHREQTITLPSFCQNPRNEKEREFHNLDVRRAVLAYLEATRSFRKNNNLFIQFQGPAKGKTATKSTIARWIKTAIQEAYKARGLDPPGKIRAHSTRSLSSSWAEKGQASAEQICKAATWSSIHTFTRHYRVNVQSDKDLSYGRKVLQAVVPP; encoded by the exons atgataagggaagagctgcaggcttccatggcgtcccttccccaggcccagccaggtccgtcacgggtccctaaaagacctagacagaccgagtcggcgagttcgatctccggtgaatcgctggagctcctatccgaaggggaattagaggacccaccggttcccatagaagacgagaagaaatattacttctcatcaaacgacattgcgcacctcatcaaggcggtgagggaaacaatgcaaattgaggaagataacccgccgagaacaatccaggatgagatgtttggcggcctccgatctagaagaaagatcatgttcccagtcaaccagacgctgcagcaagtgatcatagatgaatggcaggaaccggaaaaaaggatcactgttccaaaagagatccgaaaccggctcgcattcgctaccgaggacgtccgcctgtacagggaaacccccaaggtggacatccagatcgcaaaagtggccaagaagaccctcttgcccttcgaggacacctcccagctatccgatccgatggataaaaaaatcgacggattaatgaagaaagcctgggaggcaacatccctcaccatcgaggctaacatagcctcaacctcagtggctagatccatggcgctctggctaaacaggctagaagcctccataaaggatcgggcccccagagaggagttggccagctgtctccccctcttaaaaatggctaccgccttcctggctgacgcatcagcggagacggtaagatacggggcaaaaaccggagtcctcagcaactcagcgagaagggcactatggctgaagacttgggccgcagacattacatccaaaaataagctctgcgccatccccttccaaggggaatatatgtttgggcccgtcctggacaaaatcctggaaaaagtcggcgacaagagtaaaaccctgcctgacagacaacctttcaggaaaccatccttcccgaagaggatgcgccagcctcctcccgaagttaaagggaaagggaagactggaagatggtcgtaccccaagggaggtcggg gggggaacgcgacacccgcacctgcaacgactggcaacagagatactccgctgggcggaatccaacgtgctgtccctctcagcgatccacttaaaagggtccacaaacgtcgctgccgacttcctgagcagacagagcatccatccaggagaatggggactgaatcagcgagtcttcgaccaactaatctgccagtggggagaaccgcagatagacctgttcgccacgaagagaaattcaaagtgccaggacttttactcgctgaaccccagagacaatccacgcggggtagacgccctgtcccaaagctgggacatggacctagcctacgcctttcctcccttcccactgatcccccgcaccatcaggaaaatccaaaccagccgggcgtcagtcatactagttgcccctatgtgggacaaaaggccctggtatcccctgctaaaagccttggcgatccagggtccattcctactaccagccgtagaagatcttctcctccagggcccactaacatacccaggggtcgagaaattgaagctagcagcatggatgctgaaagcatgatactgcgtgggaagggactctcccataatgtaattactaccctaacaaaaagccgtaaacctatcacgatagccatctacgataggatatggaaaaaattcacagaattctgtaaaatagagccagggaaaatcccaggaattgacattcccgtaatcctggaatttttgcaggcaggcctagaaaaaggccttagtcctagaacccttaaagtccatacagcagcactagggtcctatctagattttcccttggcagaacaccgctgggtgcgtaggtttctcaaaggggcagaacggcttcgaccctttgttagagaaacctttcctacctgggacctaaatatagtcttaactagcttttgccaatcccccttcgaacccctctcacaactctccttgaggctgctcacactaaaagttacccttttagttgccataacatcggctcggagaataggggaattgcaagcattacagtgtattgaaccatacatggtaatacaagacgacaggattaccttcaaactagacccagccttccttccgaaggtagtgtcaaaatttcatagggagcagacgatcactctgccctccttctgtcaaaatccccgtaacgagaaagagagagaatttcataacctagacgttaggagagctgttctagcgtacctagaggccacccgctctttccgtaaaaataataacctcttcattcaatttcaggggccggcaaaaggaaagacggcaactaagagcaccatcgcgaggtggatcaagaccgccatccaagaggcatataaagccaggggtctcgaccctccgggaaaaattagagctcactccactcgctctctttcctcctcttgggcagaaaaaggccaggcgtctgccgagcagatctgcaaggcggcgacctggtcgagtatacatacatttacccgacattacagggttaacgtccagtcggacaaagacctgagttacggacgtaaagtccttcaggcagtagtcccaccctag